From Eubalaena glacialis isolate mEubGla1 chromosome 17, mEubGla1.1.hap2.+ XY, whole genome shotgun sequence, a single genomic window includes:
- the PDP1 gene encoding pyruvate dehyrogenase phosphatase catalytic subunit 1 isoform X2: MCVCPGPRRIGIPVRSSSLPLFSDAMPAPTQLFFPLIRNCELSRIYGTACYCHHKHLCCSPPYIPQSRLRYTPHPTYATFYRPKESWWQYTQGRRYASTPQKFYLTPPQVNSILKANEYSFKVPEFDGKNVSSVLGFDSNQLPANAPIEDRRSAATCLQTRGMLLGVFDGHAGCACSQAVSERLFYYIAVSLLPQETLLEIENAVESGRALLPILQWHKHPNDYFSKEASKLYFNSLRTYWQELIDLNTGESTEIDVKEALINAFKRLDNDISLEAQVGDPNSFLNYLVLRVAFSGATACVAHVDGVDLHVANTGDSRAMLGVQEEDGSWSAVTLSNDHNAQNEREVERLKLEHPKNEAKSVVKQDRLLGLLMPFRAFGDVKFKWSIDLQKRVIESGPDQLNDNEYTKFIPPNYYTPPYLTAEPEVTYHRLRPQDKFLVLATDGLWETMHRQDVVRIVGEYLTGMHHQQPIAVGGYKVTLGQMHGLLTERRAKMSSVFEDQNAATHLIRHAVGNNEFGAVDHERLSKMLSLPEELARMYRDDITIIVVQFNSHVVGAYQNQE, from the exons atgtgtgtgtgtcccGGGCCCAGACGAATTG GAATCCCAGTCAGAAGTTCCAGCCTGCCGCTGTTCTCTGATGCCATGCCAGCACCAACTCAACTGTTTTTCCCTCTGATCCGTAACTGTGAACTGAGCAGAATCTATGGCACTGCGTGTTACTGCCACCACAAACATCTCTGCTGCTCACCCCCTTACATTCCTCAGAGTCGCCTGAGATATACACCCCATCCGACATACGCTACCTTTTATAGGCCAAAGGAGAGCTGGTGGCAGTACACCCAAGGAAGGAGATATGCTTCCACACCACAGAAATTTTACCTTACACCTCCACAAGTCAACAGCATCCTGAAAGCTAATGAATACAGTTTCAAAGTGCCAGAATTTGATGGCAAAAATGTCAGTTCTGTCCTTGGATTTGACAGCAATCAGCTGCCTGCGAATGCACCCATTGAGGACCGGAGAAGTGCAGCAACCTGCTTGCAGACCAGAGGGATGCTTTTGGGGGTTTTTGATGGCCATGCAGGCTGTGCTTGCTCCCAGGCGGTCAGTGAAAGACTGTTTTATTATATTGCTGTTTCTCTGTTACCCCAGGAGACTTTGCTAGAGATCGAAAATGCGGTGGAGAGCGGTCGAGCACTGCTCCCCATTCTCCAGTGGCACAAGCATCCCAATGACTATTTCAGTAAGGAGGCGTCCAAGTTATATTTCAACAGCTTGAGGACTTACTGGCAAGAGCTTATAGACCTTAACACTGGGGAGTCGACTGAAATTGATGTTAAGGAGGCTTTGATTAATGCATTCAAGAGGCTTGATAACGACATCTCCTTGGAGGCTCAAGTCGGTGATCCCAATTCTTTCCTCAACTACCTGGTGCTTCGAGTGGCATTTTCTGGGGCCACAGCTTGTGTGGCCCATGTGGATGGTGTTGACCTTCATGTGGCCAATACTGGTGATAGCAGAGCCATGCTGGGTGTGCAGGAAGAGGACGGCTCTTGGTCGGCAGTCACTCTGTCTAATGACCACAATGCTCAGAATGAAAGAGAAGTGGAACGCCTGAAATTGGAGCACCCAAAGAATGAGGCCAAGAGTGTGGTGAAACAGGATCGGCTACTTGGCTTACTGATGCCTTTTAGGGCTTTTGGAGATGTAAAGTTCAAATGGAGCATTGACCTTCAAAAGAGAGTGATAGAATCTGGCCCAGACCAGCTGAATGACAACGAATATACCAAGTTTATCCCTCCTAATTATTACACACCTCCTTATCTCACTGCTGAGCCGGAAGTAACTTACCACCGATTAAGGCCACAGGATAAATTTCTGGTATTGGCGACTGATGGATTGTGGGAGACAATGCATAGGCAGGATGTGGTTAGGATTGTGGGCGAGTACCTAACAGGCATGCATCACCAACAGCCAATAGCTGTTGGTGGCTATAAGGTGACTCTGGGACAGATGCATGGCCTTTTAACAGAAAGGAGAGCCAAGATGTCATCGGTATTTGAGGATCAGAATGCAGCAACCCATCTAATTCGCCATGCTGTGGGCAACAACGAGTTTGGGGCTGTTGATCACGAGCGCCTCTCCAAAATGCTTAGTCTTCCTGAAGAGCTTGCTAGGATGTACAGGGATGACATTACAATCATTGTAGTTCAGTTCAATTCTCATGTCGTAGGGGCATATCAAAACCAGGAATAG
- the PDP1 gene encoding pyruvate dehyrogenase phosphatase catalytic subunit 1 isoform X1 gives MPSKMFSVSHRIPVRSSSLPLFSDAMPAPTQLFFPLIRNCELSRIYGTACYCHHKHLCCSPPYIPQSRLRYTPHPTYATFYRPKESWWQYTQGRRYASTPQKFYLTPPQVNSILKANEYSFKVPEFDGKNVSSVLGFDSNQLPANAPIEDRRSAATCLQTRGMLLGVFDGHAGCACSQAVSERLFYYIAVSLLPQETLLEIENAVESGRALLPILQWHKHPNDYFSKEASKLYFNSLRTYWQELIDLNTGESTEIDVKEALINAFKRLDNDISLEAQVGDPNSFLNYLVLRVAFSGATACVAHVDGVDLHVANTGDSRAMLGVQEEDGSWSAVTLSNDHNAQNEREVERLKLEHPKNEAKSVVKQDRLLGLLMPFRAFGDVKFKWSIDLQKRVIESGPDQLNDNEYTKFIPPNYYTPPYLTAEPEVTYHRLRPQDKFLVLATDGLWETMHRQDVVRIVGEYLTGMHHQQPIAVGGYKVTLGQMHGLLTERRAKMSSVFEDQNAATHLIRHAVGNNEFGAVDHERLSKMLSLPEELARMYRDDITIIVVQFNSHVVGAYQNQE, from the exons ATGCCCAGCAAAATGTTTTCAGTGTCACATA GAATCCCAGTCAGAAGTTCCAGCCTGCCGCTGTTCTCTGATGCCATGCCAGCACCAACTCAACTGTTTTTCCCTCTGATCCGTAACTGTGAACTGAGCAGAATCTATGGCACTGCGTGTTACTGCCACCACAAACATCTCTGCTGCTCACCCCCTTACATTCCTCAGAGTCGCCTGAGATATACACCCCATCCGACATACGCTACCTTTTATAGGCCAAAGGAGAGCTGGTGGCAGTACACCCAAGGAAGGAGATATGCTTCCACACCACAGAAATTTTACCTTACACCTCCACAAGTCAACAGCATCCTGAAAGCTAATGAATACAGTTTCAAAGTGCCAGAATTTGATGGCAAAAATGTCAGTTCTGTCCTTGGATTTGACAGCAATCAGCTGCCTGCGAATGCACCCATTGAGGACCGGAGAAGTGCAGCAACCTGCTTGCAGACCAGAGGGATGCTTTTGGGGGTTTTTGATGGCCATGCAGGCTGTGCTTGCTCCCAGGCGGTCAGTGAAAGACTGTTTTATTATATTGCTGTTTCTCTGTTACCCCAGGAGACTTTGCTAGAGATCGAAAATGCGGTGGAGAGCGGTCGAGCACTGCTCCCCATTCTCCAGTGGCACAAGCATCCCAATGACTATTTCAGTAAGGAGGCGTCCAAGTTATATTTCAACAGCTTGAGGACTTACTGGCAAGAGCTTATAGACCTTAACACTGGGGAGTCGACTGAAATTGATGTTAAGGAGGCTTTGATTAATGCATTCAAGAGGCTTGATAACGACATCTCCTTGGAGGCTCAAGTCGGTGATCCCAATTCTTTCCTCAACTACCTGGTGCTTCGAGTGGCATTTTCTGGGGCCACAGCTTGTGTGGCCCATGTGGATGGTGTTGACCTTCATGTGGCCAATACTGGTGATAGCAGAGCCATGCTGGGTGTGCAGGAAGAGGACGGCTCTTGGTCGGCAGTCACTCTGTCTAATGACCACAATGCTCAGAATGAAAGAGAAGTGGAACGCCTGAAATTGGAGCACCCAAAGAATGAGGCCAAGAGTGTGGTGAAACAGGATCGGCTACTTGGCTTACTGATGCCTTTTAGGGCTTTTGGAGATGTAAAGTTCAAATGGAGCATTGACCTTCAAAAGAGAGTGATAGAATCTGGCCCAGACCAGCTGAATGACAACGAATATACCAAGTTTATCCCTCCTAATTATTACACACCTCCTTATCTCACTGCTGAGCCGGAAGTAACTTACCACCGATTAAGGCCACAGGATAAATTTCTGGTATTGGCGACTGATGGATTGTGGGAGACAATGCATAGGCAGGATGTGGTTAGGATTGTGGGCGAGTACCTAACAGGCATGCATCACCAACAGCCAATAGCTGTTGGTGGCTATAAGGTGACTCTGGGACAGATGCATGGCCTTTTAACAGAAAGGAGAGCCAAGATGTCATCGGTATTTGAGGATCAGAATGCAGCAACCCATCTAATTCGCCATGCTGTGGGCAACAACGAGTTTGGGGCTGTTGATCACGAGCGCCTCTCCAAAATGCTTAGTCTTCCTGAAGAGCTTGCTAGGATGTACAGGGATGACATTACAATCATTGTAGTTCAGTTCAATTCTCATGTCGTAGGGGCATATCAAAACCAGGAATAG
- the PDP1 gene encoding pyruvate dehyrogenase phosphatase catalytic subunit 1 isoform X3: MPAPTQLFFPLIRNCELSRIYGTACYCHHKHLCCSPPYIPQSRLRYTPHPTYATFYRPKESWWQYTQGRRYASTPQKFYLTPPQVNSILKANEYSFKVPEFDGKNVSSVLGFDSNQLPANAPIEDRRSAATCLQTRGMLLGVFDGHAGCACSQAVSERLFYYIAVSLLPQETLLEIENAVESGRALLPILQWHKHPNDYFSKEASKLYFNSLRTYWQELIDLNTGESTEIDVKEALINAFKRLDNDISLEAQVGDPNSFLNYLVLRVAFSGATACVAHVDGVDLHVANTGDSRAMLGVQEEDGSWSAVTLSNDHNAQNEREVERLKLEHPKNEAKSVVKQDRLLGLLMPFRAFGDVKFKWSIDLQKRVIESGPDQLNDNEYTKFIPPNYYTPPYLTAEPEVTYHRLRPQDKFLVLATDGLWETMHRQDVVRIVGEYLTGMHHQQPIAVGGYKVTLGQMHGLLTERRAKMSSVFEDQNAATHLIRHAVGNNEFGAVDHERLSKMLSLPEELARMYRDDITIIVVQFNSHVVGAYQNQE, encoded by the coding sequence ATGCCAGCACCAACTCAACTGTTTTTCCCTCTGATCCGTAACTGTGAACTGAGCAGAATCTATGGCACTGCGTGTTACTGCCACCACAAACATCTCTGCTGCTCACCCCCTTACATTCCTCAGAGTCGCCTGAGATATACACCCCATCCGACATACGCTACCTTTTATAGGCCAAAGGAGAGCTGGTGGCAGTACACCCAAGGAAGGAGATATGCTTCCACACCACAGAAATTTTACCTTACACCTCCACAAGTCAACAGCATCCTGAAAGCTAATGAATACAGTTTCAAAGTGCCAGAATTTGATGGCAAAAATGTCAGTTCTGTCCTTGGATTTGACAGCAATCAGCTGCCTGCGAATGCACCCATTGAGGACCGGAGAAGTGCAGCAACCTGCTTGCAGACCAGAGGGATGCTTTTGGGGGTTTTTGATGGCCATGCAGGCTGTGCTTGCTCCCAGGCGGTCAGTGAAAGACTGTTTTATTATATTGCTGTTTCTCTGTTACCCCAGGAGACTTTGCTAGAGATCGAAAATGCGGTGGAGAGCGGTCGAGCACTGCTCCCCATTCTCCAGTGGCACAAGCATCCCAATGACTATTTCAGTAAGGAGGCGTCCAAGTTATATTTCAACAGCTTGAGGACTTACTGGCAAGAGCTTATAGACCTTAACACTGGGGAGTCGACTGAAATTGATGTTAAGGAGGCTTTGATTAATGCATTCAAGAGGCTTGATAACGACATCTCCTTGGAGGCTCAAGTCGGTGATCCCAATTCTTTCCTCAACTACCTGGTGCTTCGAGTGGCATTTTCTGGGGCCACAGCTTGTGTGGCCCATGTGGATGGTGTTGACCTTCATGTGGCCAATACTGGTGATAGCAGAGCCATGCTGGGTGTGCAGGAAGAGGACGGCTCTTGGTCGGCAGTCACTCTGTCTAATGACCACAATGCTCAGAATGAAAGAGAAGTGGAACGCCTGAAATTGGAGCACCCAAAGAATGAGGCCAAGAGTGTGGTGAAACAGGATCGGCTACTTGGCTTACTGATGCCTTTTAGGGCTTTTGGAGATGTAAAGTTCAAATGGAGCATTGACCTTCAAAAGAGAGTGATAGAATCTGGCCCAGACCAGCTGAATGACAACGAATATACCAAGTTTATCCCTCCTAATTATTACACACCTCCTTATCTCACTGCTGAGCCGGAAGTAACTTACCACCGATTAAGGCCACAGGATAAATTTCTGGTATTGGCGACTGATGGATTGTGGGAGACAATGCATAGGCAGGATGTGGTTAGGATTGTGGGCGAGTACCTAACAGGCATGCATCACCAACAGCCAATAGCTGTTGGTGGCTATAAGGTGACTCTGGGACAGATGCATGGCCTTTTAACAGAAAGGAGAGCCAAGATGTCATCGGTATTTGAGGATCAGAATGCAGCAACCCATCTAATTCGCCATGCTGTGGGCAACAACGAGTTTGGGGCTGTTGATCACGAGCGCCTCTCCAAAATGCTTAGTCTTCCTGAAGAGCTTGCTAGGATGTACAGGGATGACATTACAATCATTGTAGTTCAGTTCAATTCTCATGTCGTAGGGGCATATCAAAACCAGGAATAG